A window of Gasterosteus aculeatus chromosome 9, fGasAcu3.hap1.1, whole genome shotgun sequence contains these coding sequences:
- the LOC144383098 gene encoding cell adhesion molecule CEACAM6-like isoform X2, with amino-acid sequence MCCVTVIQSQDGWRVNYPQTDVCAAKGSTVKISCGYTYPPGIRYSDIKDRFWFTKEKDGEPVDLKTDSEYSGRVKYGYYKRTLIITDVRESDSAEYKFTLMTNKTGEKYTGSPGVTLSVTGLQVQVRRSDSTWLELTCHSSCVLSGHPEYVWYKNEKYIKTASSLLVSSASTDRYSCYLGGSSGQRSPAVYGPQRPSVSVSPSAEMLEGDSVTLTCSADANPAASYTWYKEHEDSPRASGQIFTITDFTAEHSGNYYCEAQNEMGRSNSTLLLITSSGKSHSFFCSLTHYINNPTKEVTHSKRGL; translated from the exons atgtgctgtgttacagtgatacagagtcaggatggatggagagtgaaTTACCCTCAGACTGACGTCTGTGCTGCAAAAGGATCAACAGTGAAAATAAGCTGTGGCTACACATACCCACCTGGAATACGTTACTCTGATATAAAGGACAGATTCTGGTTcactaaagagaaagatggtgaacctgtGGATCTGAAAACAGACTCTGAGTATTCAGGCCGTGTGAAGTATGGATATTATAAGAGGACTCTGATCATCACagacgtgagagagagcgactcagctgagtacaaattcacattgatgacaaacaaaacaggagagaaatatactggttcacctggagtcactttgtccgtcacag gtctccaggtgcaggtgagaagatcagattctacctggttggagctgacgtgtcacagcagctgtgttctgtcTGGTCATCCTGAATACGTCTGGTAcaagaatgaaaaatacatcAAGACAGCATCTTCTCTTCTAGTCTCCTCTGCTTCTACAGACAGATATTCCTGTTATTTAGGAGGATCTTCTGGTCAAcgttctcctgcagtgt atggtccacagcgtccctctgtgtcagtgagtccctctgctgagatgctggagggcgattcagtgactctgacctgtagcgctgatgctaacccagcagctagctacacctggtacaaggagcatgaagactcaccacgagcatcaggacagatcttcaccatcactgacttcacagctgaacacagtgggaattattactgtgaagCCCAGAACGAGATGGGACGTAGTAACTCCACCTTACTTCTGATTACTTCTTCAGGTAAATCACACTCATTCTTCTGTTCACTCACACATTACATCAACAATCCAACTAAAGAAGTGACTCACAGTAAACGCGGCCTTTAG